In a single window of the Rhodamnia argentea isolate NSW1041297 chromosome 2, ASM2092103v1, whole genome shotgun sequence genome:
- the LOC115738612 gene encoding phenylcoumaran benzylic ether reductase Betv6-like, whose protein sequence is MAEKSKVLIIGGTGYFGKFIVEASAKAGHPTFALVRQSTVADPVKGKLVENFKNLGVTLLFGDLNDHESLVKAIKQADVVISTVGIMQMQDQTKIIDAIKEAGNVKRFFPSEFGNDVDRVHAVEPARSSFAVKVQIRRAVEAEGIPHTYVSCSCFAGFFLPTLVQPGLTAPPRDKVVIMGDGNAKAIFNKEEDIAAYTIKAVDDPRTLNKILYLRPHKNIYSFNELVALWEKKIGKTLEKIYLPEEQILKQIQESPIPINVILAVNHSIFVKGDNTNFEIEESFGVEASELYPDVKYTTVEEYLENFV, encoded by the exons ATGGCCGAGAAGAGCAAAGTCCTGATCATCGGAGGGACGGGCTACTTCGGCAAGTTCATCGTCGAGGCGAGCGCGAAAGCAGGGCACCCCACGTTCGCGTTGGTGAGGCAGAGCACGGTCGCCGACCCCGTAAAGGGCAAGCTCGTCGAGAACTTCAAGAACTTGGGCGTCACTCTGCTCTTC GGTGATCTGAACGATCATGAGAGCTTGGTGAAGGCGATCAAGCAAGCTGACGTGGTGATATCGACGGTCGGGATCATGCAAATGCAGGATCAGACCAAGATCATCGACGCCATTAAAGAAGCTGGCAATGTCAAG AGATTTTTTCCTTCCGAATTCGGCAATGATGTGGACCGGGTGCATGCTGTGGAGCCAGCAAGGTCTTCTTTTGCAGTGAAGGTCCAGATCCGCCGTGCCGTGGAGGCGGAAGGGATTCCTCACACCTACGTCTCATGCAGCTGCTTCGCCGGCTTCTTCCTCCCTACACTGGTGCAGCCAGGACTCACTGCTCCTCCAAGGGACAAAGTCGTCATCATGGGCGACGGAAATGCAAAGG CGATTTTCAACAAGGAAGAAGACATTGCGGCCTACACCATCAAGGCAGTCGATGACCCAAGAACGCTGAACAAGATCCTTTATCTCAGGCCTCATAAGAACATTTACTCGTTCAATGAGCTCGTTGCCTTgtgggaaaagaaaattggcaAGACCCTCGAAAAGATTTACCTTCCTGAAGAGCAAATCCTGAAGCAAATCCAGG AGTCCCCGATTCCCATCAATGTCATATTAGCAGTGAACCATTCAATCTTTGTCAAGGGCGACAATACCAATTTTGAGATCGAGGAGTCGTTTGGTGTCGAGGCTTCTGAGCTGTACCCAGATGTGAAGTACACGACAGTCGAAGAATACCTCGAAAACTTTGTCTAA
- the LOC115738613 gene encoding protein RER1B-like: protein MEGVGGDGAATVAPLAKWRNDFSRVFQYYLDRSTPHPVQRWLGTLAAALIYMLRVYYVQGFYIVSYGLGIYILNLLIGFLSPKVDPEVEVLDGASLPTKGSDEFKPFIRRLPEFKFWYAITKAFCVAFLMTFFSVFDVPVFWPILLCYWFVLFVLTMKRQIMHMIKYKYVPFSIGKQRYKGKKTGASSSSSIRD, encoded by the exons ATGGAAGGAGTTGGGGGTGATGGTGCCGCAACCGTGGCACCTCTGGCCAAGTGGAGAAACGATTTCTCGAGGGTGTTTCAATACTATCTGGATCGATCAACCCCTCACCCGGTGCAGCGGTGGCTGGGAACTCTTGCTGCTGCTTTGATTTACATGTTGAGAGTTTACTATGTTCAGGGGTTTTACATTGTCTCGTATGGTCTCGGAATCTATATCTTGAACTTGTTGATCGGGTTCCTTTCGCCAAAGGTTGATCCGGAGGTAGAAGTGCTGGACGGGGCTTCGTTGCCGACGAAAGGATCAGATGAGTTTAAGCCTTTCATTCGCCGCCTTCCTGAATTCAAGTTCTG GTATGCAATCACAAAAGCTTTCTGCGTGGCTTTTCTGATGACCTTCTTTTCAGTATTTGACGTTCCTGTGTTCTGGCCAATATTGCTCTGCTACTGGTTTGTACTCTTTGTCCTCACGATGAAGCGCCAAATTATGCACATGATTAAGTACAAATATGTGCCGTTCAGCATTGGAAAACAG AGGTATAAGGGAAAGAAGACAGGTGCAAGTAGCAGTAGCTCAATTAGGGACTGA
- the LOC115738680 gene encoding proteasome subunit alpha type-1-A-like, which yields MFRNQYDTDVTTWSPAGRLFQVEYAMEAVKQGSAAIGLRSKTHVVLACVNKANNELSSHQKKIFKVDDHIGVAIAGLTADGRVLSRYMRSECINHAFTYESPLPVGRLVVQLADKAQVCTQRSWKRPYGVGLLVAGLDESGAHLYYNCPSGNYFEYQAFAIGSRSQAAKTYLERRFENFTDSSRDDLVKDALIAIRETLQGERLKSTICTVAVVGVGEPFHILDQNTVQQLIDAFEIVGEEEPPAAEAGDTGDQETAAGEGAPAEEGAAPMDI from the exons ATGTTCAGGAACCAGTACGACACGGACGTGACCACCTGGAGCCCCGCGGGCCGCCTCTTCCAGGTCGAGTACGCCATGGAGGCCGTGAAGCAGGGCTCCGCCGCGATCGGCCTCCGATCCAAGACGCACGTCGTCCTGGCCTGCGTCAACAAGGCCAACAACGAGCTCTCCTCCCACCAGAAGAAGATCTTCAAGGTCGACGACCACATCGGCGTCGCCATCGCCGGCCTCACCGCGGACGGCCGCGTGCTCTCGCGGTACATGCGCTCGGAGTGCATTAACCACGCCTTCACCTACGAGTCGCCGCTCCCCGTCGGGAGATTGGTGGTTCAGCTGGCTGACAAGGCTCAG GTCTGCACCCAGCGGTCCTGGAAACGACCTTATGGCGTTGGTCTTTTGGTAGCTGGACTAGATGAATCTGGAGCTCACCTCTATTACAATTGTCCAAGCGGAAACTACTTTGAATATCAGGCTTTTGCCATTGGGTCCCGCTCACAAGCCGCAAAAACATACTTGGAACGCAGGTTCGAGAACTTCACGGACTCCTCTCGTGACGATCTGGTCAAAGATGCCCTCATTGCCATAAGGGAAACTTTGCAAGGAGAGAGGTTGAAGAGTACCATATGCACTGTCGCTGTGGTTGGAGTGGGCGAGCCGTTCCATATATTGGACCAGAACACGGTACAACAACTAATTGATGCGTTTGAGATTGTAGGGGAGGAAGAACCACCTGCTGCAGAAGCGGGGGATACTGGGGATCAGGAAACTGCTGCAGGAGAAGGTGCCCCCGCTGAGGAAGGTGCTGCTCCCATGGATATCTAA